One window from the genome of [Clostridium] celerecrescens 18A encodes:
- a CDS encoding MBL fold metallo-hydrolase RNA specificity domain-containing protein, with protein MKLMFIGAAREVTGSCHYLEAAGFKILVDCGMEQGIDKYVNVDLPVSYAEIDYVLLTHAHIDHAGMLPFIYARGFRGRVISTVATADLCGIMLKDSAHIQESETEWKNRKARRAGLPEEEPLYGINDAMGVMELFHSYNYNEKVELEDGFTIRFIDVGHLLGSASVEVWMTEGGISKKIVFSGDIGNKNKPLIRDPHYIKEADYVVMECTYGDRLHGVIPDHVSILAGIVQKTLDSGGNVVIPAFAVGRTQELLYMFRRIKAEKMVTGHDGFEVYVDSPLAVEATHIFKDNLVDCYDEETKELVMKGINPISFPGLKLSVTSEESKNINFNSKPKVIISAAGMCDAGRIRHHLKHNLWRRSCTIVFTGYQSIGTLGRSLIEGCSEVRLFGETIQVEAHIEQMEGMSSHADMEGLIAWLNAFEEKPRQVFLVHGDDLVCSSFEQLLEKDYGYRAKAPHSGSVYDLSLGRWLDETEGIAVVKGPEISKKPVGVYGRLFAAGERLLQVIRHNEGGANKDLAKFADQINSLCDKWDR; from the coding sequence ATGAAATTAATGTTCATCGGCGCAGCCCGCGAGGTAACCGGGAGCTGTCATTATCTGGAAGCTGCCGGTTTTAAAATCCTTGTGGACTGCGGTATGGAGCAGGGGATTGATAAATATGTAAATGTGGATCTGCCAGTCAGCTATGCGGAAATTGATTATGTTCTTTTGACCCATGCCCATATCGATCACGCAGGAATGCTTCCTTTTATCTATGCAAGAGGGTTCCGGGGACGAGTGATCTCCACCGTGGCAACCGCCGACCTTTGCGGAATTATGCTGAAGGACAGCGCCCATATTCAGGAGTCTGAAACAGAATGGAAGAACAGAAAAGCAAGGCGGGCTGGTCTCCCGGAAGAAGAACCCCTGTACGGAATCAATGATGCCATGGGCGTAATGGAGCTGTTTCATTCCTACAATTACAACGAAAAGGTGGAACTGGAGGATGGCTTTACAATCCGTTTTATAGACGTAGGCCATCTTCTTGGTTCCGCCTCTGTTGAAGTCTGGATGACAGAAGGCGGAATCTCAAAAAAAATCGTATTTTCCGGTGATATCGGCAACAAGAACAAGCCCTTAATCCGTGACCCTCACTACATAAAAGAGGCGGATTATGTGGTCATGGAATGCACCTACGGAGACCGGCTTCACGGTGTGATACCGGATCATGTTTCCATTCTTGCAGGCATTGTCCAAAAGACCCTTGACAGTGGTGGAAACGTGGTAATACCCGCATTTGCAGTGGGAAGGACCCAGGAGCTCCTTTATATGTTCCGCCGAATTAAAGCAGAGAAGATGGTCACGGGTCACGATGGGTTTGAGGTTTATGTCGACAGCCCTCTGGCAGTGGAAGCAACCCATATTTTTAAAGATAATCTGGTAGACTGCTATGATGAAGAAACAAAGGAACTGGTCATGAAAGGAATCAACCCCATATCCTTTCCAGGCTTAAAGCTGTCGGTTACCAGTGAAGAATCCAAGAACATTAATTTTAATTCAAAACCAAAAGTGATCATCTCAGCGGCAGGCATGTGTGATGCAGGCCGTATCCGCCATCACTTAAAGCATAATTTATGGAGACGGTCATGCACGATCGTTTTCACCGGATACCAGTCCATAGGAACCTTGGGAAGGAGCCTGATCGAAGGCTGCAGCGAAGTAAGGCTGTTTGGCGAAACCATTCAGGTGGAAGCCCATATAGAACAGATGGAGGGAATGAGTTCCCACGCAGATATGGAAGGATTGATTGCCTGGTTGAACGCTTTTGAAGAAAAACCGCGACAAGTATTTCTGGTACACGGTGATGACCTGGTTTGCAGCTCCTTTGAGCAGCTCCTTGAGAAAGATTACGGATACAGGGCAAAGGCCCCTCACTCCGGATCTGTTTATGATCTTTCCCTTGGGAGATGGCTCGATGAGACAGAGGGCATCGCAGTTGTCAAAGGACCGGAAATCTCAAAAAAACCAGTGGGTGTTTATGGAAGGCTTTTTGCTGCCGGCGAAAGGCTTTTGCAGGTTATCCGTCATAACGAAGGCGGAGCCAATAAGGATCTTGCCAAATTTGCGGATCAAATTAATTCTTTATGTGATAAATGGGATAGATAA
- the plsY gene encoding glycerol-3-phosphate 1-O-acyltransferase PlsY has translation MERIICLIAGYLFGLIQSGYFYGKAHKIDIRNHGSGNSGTTNALRVMGPKAGAVVFLGDFLKSLLPCLMIRVLFRSQPEMIYLLILYTGFGVILGHNYPFYLNFKGGKGIAATAGLIVATDLRMMLLCLVAFVLIVAVTRYVSLGSLVVATIFLIWLFVFGMMGAYGLDQRLLPEFYIVTALISGQAFWRHRANIGRLVRGRENKISFGSGKK, from the coding sequence ATGGAGCGAATCATCTGTCTTATTGCAGGTTATTTATTCGGACTCATACAGTCCGGTTATTTTTACGGAAAGGCTCATAAAATTGACATCCGCAATCACGGAAGCGGTAATTCCGGCACGACCAACGCCTTGAGGGTTATGGGGCCAAAGGCCGGAGCAGTGGTCTTTTTAGGCGATTTCTTAAAGTCATTGCTGCCTTGCCTGATGATCCGGGTCCTGTTCCGGTCCCAGCCGGAGATGATTTATCTTCTGATATTGTATACTGGTTTTGGCGTAATCCTGGGCCATAATTATCCATTCTATCTTAATTTTAAAGGCGGCAAGGGCATTGCTGCCACAGCCGGGCTGATTGTAGCTACTGATTTAAGAATGATGCTTTTATGCCTGGTGGCATTTGTTTTGATCGTCGCTGTTACAAGATATGTTTCTCTTGGTTCTCTGGTGGTCGCAACAATTTTTCTAATATGGCTGTTCGTCTTTGGAATGATGGGCGCGTATGGTCTTGATCAAAGATTATTGCCCGAATTCTACATAGTGACAGCACTGATAAGCGGTCAGGCGTTCTGGCGCCACCGGGCAAATATTGGACGCCTTGTCCGCGGCAGAGAGAATAAAATTTCCTTTGGATCAGGAAAAAAATAA
- the spoIVA gene encoding stage IV sporulation protein A, whose protein sequence is MDNYNVYNDIKARTNGEIYIGVVGPVRTGKSTFIKRFMELMVLPGMEDEHQKTQTRDELPQSAAGKTIMTTEPKFIPKEAATIRLGDEIETKVRLIDCVGFMVDGAAGHIENDEERLVKTPWFDYEIPFTKAAEIGTRKVINDHSTIGVVITTDGSIGELKRPNYIAAEERTVQELKNLGKPFIILLNSARPYSEETAALSKDISQKYGVTVMPINCEQLKKDDVNNILERVLKEFPVTEMDFFIPKWLEILPATHWLKAQVIQAAKDMVKKVSHMKDVSSDLFDGSTESVRSIKIQNLNMADGSVSVAMDVDDSYYYQILSDYVGLPIEGEYQLMQTLSELAKMKAEYEKVNQAMSQVRFKGYGIVTPERSEIILDEPEVIKHGNKYGVKMRAEAPSINLIKAHIQTEIAPIVGSEQQAEDLIAYIKENARESEDGIWNTNIFGKSIEQIVEDGIQQKVSQLTEDCQIKLQDTLQKIINDSNGGMICIII, encoded by the coding sequence ATGGACAATTATAACGTATACAATGATATCAAAGCCCGAACCAACGGAGAAATCTACATCGGAGTTGTGGGGCCGGTAAGAACAGGAAAGTCGACTTTTATCAAGCGTTTTATGGAATTAATGGTTCTGCCGGGCATGGAGGATGAACACCAGAAAACTCAGACAAGGGACGAACTGCCCCAGAGTGCGGCAGGAAAAACCATCATGACCACAGAACCAAAATTCATCCCCAAAGAAGCGGCAACCATCCGTTTGGGAGATGAGATCGAAACAAAAGTCCGCTTGATCGACTGTGTAGGCTTTATGGTAGACGGTGCTGCCGGCCACATCGAAAATGATGAAGAACGGCTTGTGAAGACACCCTGGTTTGATTATGAGATCCCTTTTACGAAAGCGGCAGAAATAGGAACCAGAAAGGTTATCAATGACCATTCTACCATTGGCGTAGTCATAACCACAGACGGTTCCATCGGCGAACTGAAGCGTCCCAACTACATAGCTGCAGAAGAGCGTACCGTACAGGAATTAAAAAACCTGGGGAAACCATTTATTATTCTGCTCAATTCTGCAAGGCCGTATTCTGAGGAAACAGCGGCTCTTTCAAAAGATATAAGCCAGAAATACGGGGTAACGGTCATGCCCATTAACTGTGAACAGTTAAAGAAGGATGACGTAAATAACATCCTTGAACGGGTATTAAAGGAATTCCCTGTGACAGAAATGGATTTCTTCATTCCAAAATGGCTTGAGATCCTCCCTGCCACCCACTGGCTGAAAGCCCAGGTAATCCAGGCTGCAAAAGATATGGTAAAAAAAGTATCCCACATGAAGGATGTATCATCAGACTTATTTGACGGGTCAACAGAAAGCGTCCGGTCCATCAAGATCCAGAACTTAAATATGGCCGACGGCAGCGTATCGGTTGCCATGGATGTGGATGACAGTTATTATTATCAGATTTTAAGCGATTATGTAGGACTCCCGATTGAGGGAGAATACCAGTTGATGCAAACCTTAAGCGAGCTTGCAAAAATGAAGGCTGAATACGAAAAGGTCAATCAGGCCATGAGCCAGGTTCGTTTCAAAGGTTATGGAATCGTGACTCCGGAACGGTCCGAGATTATACTGGATGAACCGGAAGTCATTAAGCACGGAAATAAATACGGAGTAAAAATGCGGGCAGAAGCACCTTCCATTAATTTAATCAAAGCCCATATACAGACGGAGATCGCTCCTATTGTCGGAAGTGAACAGCAGGCGGAAGATCTGATCGCTTACATTAAAGAAAATGCAAGAGAAAGCGAAGACGGAATATGGAACACCAATATCTTTGGAAAATCCATTGAACAGATCGTGGAAGACGGCATTCAGCAAAAAGTATCCCAGCTTACGGAAGACTGTCAAATAAAACTTCAGGACACCCTCCAAAAAATAATTAACGATAGTAATGGCGGTATGATTTGCATTATTATCTAA
- a CDS encoding branched-chain amino acid ABC transporter permease gives MEKSMKINFRLNKTIKSNMITFGLVIAAYIIVQLLVNAGQVSNLMKGLLVPLCIYTIMAVSLNLTVGILGELSLGHAGFMCVGAFSSALFSIAMLEAIPNAGIRFFFAILIGAFSAALAGIVVGIPVLRLRGDYLAIVTLAFGEIIKNVINVVYIGKDADGLHFSLKNAGALNMAKEGTVIINGAQGITGTPKNSTFTIGVILILITLLIVLNLIHSRSGRAIMSVRDNRIAAESIGINITKYKLMAFTISASLAGVAGVLYSHNLSALTATQKNFGYNQSIMILVFVVLGGIGNIRGSMIAAVLLTLLPELLRGLNTYRMLIYAIILIVMMIFNWSPKLIDLRKRFFHKNRAEKERA, from the coding sequence ATGGAAAAAAGTATGAAGATAAATTTCCGTCTGAATAAGACAATAAAAAGCAATATGATAACCTTTGGGCTGGTGATCGCTGCCTATATTATCGTACAGCTTCTGGTAAATGCAGGCCAGGTGAGCAACCTGATGAAGGGCCTTCTGGTGCCCTTGTGCATTTATACCATTATGGCAGTATCCTTGAACTTAACCGTAGGCATTCTTGGAGAACTGAGTCTGGGTCACGCAGGTTTCATGTGTGTGGGAGCCTTTTCCAGTGCTTTGTTTTCCATTGCCATGCTGGAAGCCATTCCAAACGCGGGGATCCGTTTCTTTTTCGCTATTTTAATTGGTGCTTTCTCGGCTGCACTGGCTGGCATTGTGGTTGGAATTCCGGTTTTAAGACTTCGGGGCGATTATTTGGCGATTGTAACCCTGGCATTTGGAGAAATCATTAAAAATGTGATAAATGTGGTTTACATTGGAAAAGATGCTGACGGGCTTCACTTTTCCTTAAAAAACGCGGGAGCTCTCAATATGGCAAAAGAGGGGACTGTAATCATAAACGGTGCCCAGGGAATTACAGGAACGCCTAAGAATTCCACCTTTACCATTGGTGTAATCCTTATTTTGATCACGCTGTTAATCGTTCTGAATTTAATTCATTCCAGATCCGGCCGGGCTATCATGTCTGTGCGGGATAACCGCATTGCGGCGGAATCCATTGGTATCAACATTACAAAATATAAATTAATGGCCTTTACCATTTCTGCCTCCCTGGCAGGCGTGGCTGGTGTTCTGTACTCCCATAACCTTTCTGCACTTACTGCGACACAGAAGAATTTTGGCTACAACCAGTCCATCATGATTCTTGTATTTGTGGTTCTCGGCGGAATCGGAAATATCCGTGGTTCCATGATCGCTGCAGTTCTCTTAACTTTGCTTCCGGAGCTTCTGAGAGGTTTAAATACCTACCGGATGCTGATTTACGCCATCATTCTGATTGTCATGATGATTTTTAACTGGAGCCCTAAATTAATTGATCTCAGGAAACGGTTTTTTCATAAGAACAGGGCAGAGAAGGAGAGGGCATAA
- a CDS encoding branched-chain amino acid ABC transporter permease — MSFISYFINGLSLGSVYAIIALGYTMVYGIAKMLNFAHGDVIMIGGYVVFTVVSTMGLGPVAGILLAVILCTVLGVVIEGVAYRPLRMASPLAVLITAIGVSYLLQNIALLVFGSNPKSFTSVVTVPALKLSQGKLIISGETIVTIISCIIIMIGLTMFIRKTRAGQAMLAVSEDKGAAQLMGINVDGTIALTFAIGSALAAVAGALLCSAYPTLTPYTGSMPGIKAFVAAVFGGIGSIPGAFIGGLLLGVIENLSKAYISSQLSDAIVFGVLIVVLLVKPTGILGKKINEKV; from the coding sequence ATGAGTTTCATATCCTATTTTATTAATGGTCTAAGTCTGGGCAGTGTTTATGCGATCATTGCCTTGGGGTATACCATGGTATATGGCATTGCCAAGATGCTTAATTTTGCTCATGGCGATGTAATTATGATTGGAGGATACGTGGTGTTCACAGTTGTCAGCACAATGGGCTTAGGCCCGGTTGCCGGCATACTTCTTGCAGTGATCCTATGCACGGTTCTTGGCGTTGTCATTGAGGGGGTCGCTTACCGTCCTCTCCGTATGGCAAGCCCACTTGCGGTTCTGATCACGGCAATCGGTGTGAGCTACCTGCTCCAAAACATCGCACTGCTCGTTTTTGGTTCTAATCCGAAATCCTTTACTTCTGTCGTAACAGTTCCGGCTCTTAAGCTTTCCCAGGGAAAGCTGATTATTTCAGGAGAGACCATTGTTACGATCATCAGCTGTATCATCATTATGATCGGTCTGACGATGTTTATCAGAAAGACAAGAGCAGGACAGGCCATGCTTGCCGTATCGGAAGATAAGGGAGCCGCCCAGCTCATGGGAATTAATGTGGACGGAACCATTGCCCTTACTTTTGCCATCGGCTCGGCCCTGGCTGCTGTGGCCGGTGCGCTACTTTGTTCCGCTTATCCGACTCTTACCCCCTATACCGGCTCCATGCCAGGCATTAAGGCATTCGTGGCTGCTGTATTTGGCGGGATTGGCTCCATTCCGGGAGCGTTTATCGGCGGACTTTTGCTGGGTGTCATTGAAAACTTAAGCAAAGCTTATATTTCTTCCCAGCTTTCCGATGCCATCGTATTTGGAGTCCTTATTGTCGTTCTTCTTGTAAAGCCAACCGGAATCCTGGGTAAGAAGATCAACGAGAAAGTATAG
- a CDS encoding NAD(P)H-dependent glycerol-3-phosphate dehydrogenase — MAKIGVIGSGSWGIALAALLYNNGHEVTVWSALPEEISEMRSTQRHHTLPDLVLTEDMTFTEDLEEAMTGRDLLVTAVPSVYVRSTARKMNSFCRYGQVVVNVAKGIEESSLMTLSEILEEELPMADVAVLSGPSHAEEVSKNLPTTCVAGARTRKTAEYIQGIFMSEVFRVYTSPDILGIELGGSIKNVIALAAGIADGLGYGDNTKAALITRGIAEISRLGTEMGGKFQTFCGLSGIGDLIVTCASMHSRNRRAGILIGQGKTMEEATKEVKMVVEGIYSAKAALALSEKYGVSMPIVEQVNAVLFHNKPASEAVKDLMLRDKTIESSDLPWD; from the coding sequence ATGGCTAAAATCGGAGTGATCGGATCTGGGAGCTGGGGAATAGCGCTTGCAGCTCTTCTATATAATAATGGGCATGAGGTGACCGTCTGGTCTGCTCTTCCTGAGGAAATTTCGGAGATGAGATCGACCCAAAGGCATCATACCCTGCCGGATCTGGTGCTGACTGAGGATATGACTTTTACGGAAGACTTAGAAGAAGCCATGACAGGGAGGGATCTTCTTGTAACGGCAGTTCCTTCCGTTTATGTCCGTTCAACGGCAAGAAAGATGAATTCATTTTGCAGATATGGTCAGGTAGTGGTCAACGTTGCAAAGGGAATTGAAGAATCCTCTCTTATGACCCTCTCCGAAATATTGGAAGAAGAGCTTCCCATGGCAGATGTGGCGGTCCTTTCCGGACCAAGCCATGCGGAAGAGGTGAGCAAAAACCTCCCCACCACTTGTGTGGCAGGTGCCCGTACCAGAAAGACAGCGGAATACATTCAGGGAATTTTTATGAGTGAGGTTTTCAGGGTTTACACAAGTCCTGACATCCTGGGAATCGAGCTTGGAGGCTCCATCAAAAATGTCATCGCCCTTGCTGCCGGTATCGCAGATGGACTTGGCTATGGTGATAACACAAAAGCAGCTCTGATCACAAGGGGCATTGCCGAGATATCCAGGCTGGGCACAGAAATGGGCGGTAAATTTCAAACTTTTTGCGGCTTATCCGGAATCGGAGATCTGATCGTAACCTGTGCAAGTATGCACAGCCGGAACCGGAGAGCAGGAATCCTGATCGGCCAGGGAAAGACCATGGAGGAAGCCACAAAAGAAGTGAAGATGGTGGTAGAAGGCATTTATTCTGCCAAAGCAGCTCTGGCTCTGTCGGAAAAATACGGTGTTTCCATGCCGATTGTGGAGCAGGTAAATGCAGTTTTATTTCATAACAAACCAGCCTCTGAAGCGGTCAAGGATTTAATGCTTAGGGATAAGACCATTGAAAGTTCTGATCTGCCCTGGGATTAA
- a CDS encoding ABC transporter substrate-binding protein, which translates to MKKSMKKLLSLVMAVALAASLTACGSGKTSETTAAGEKAASGESSEAAKASGEGSFKIGGIGPITGSTAIYGQAVMRGAELAIDEINANGGINGTQIEYSFQDDENDTEKAVNAYNTLKDWGMQMLVGTVTSAPCIAVGAESSNDNIFQLTPSGSAVDCAKFDNQFRVCFSDPNQGAASAQYIGENKLATKVAVIYDSSDVYSTGIHDKFLSEAANQGFEIVSDEAFTADNNTNFSVQLQKAQDSGAELVFLPIYYSQAALILAQAKQMGYEPQFFGCDGLDGLLTVENFDTSLAENVMLLTPFAADAKDELTQKFVTTFKEKYGETPNQFAADGYDAVYAIKAAAEKAAITADMDASAICDALKTSMTEVSVNGLTGENMKWSKDGEPDKAPKAVKIVNGVYTAM; encoded by the coding sequence ATGAAAAAATCTATGAAGAAGTTACTGAGCCTTGTCATGGCAGTTGCTTTGGCAGCATCTTTAACTGCCTGCGGAAGCGGCAAGACTTCAGAAACCACCGCCGCCGGGGAAAAAGCGGCATCAGGAGAGTCCTCGGAAGCAGCAAAGGCTTCTGGAGAAGGTTCCTTTAAAATCGGTGGTATCGGACCGATCACTGGAAGCACAGCGATTTACGGACAGGCTGTTATGCGCGGTGCGGAATTAGCCATTGACGAGATCAACGCTAACGGCGGAATCAATGGGACTCAGATTGAGTACAGCTTCCAGGATGATGAAAACGATACGGAAAAAGCAGTAAATGCGTACAATACCTTAAAGGATTGGGGTATGCAGATGTTAGTTGGTACTGTTACCTCCGCTCCCTGTATCGCAGTAGGTGCGGAATCCAGTAACGATAACATTTTCCAGCTCACTCCTTCCGGTTCAGCCGTAGACTGCGCCAAATTTGACAACCAGTTCCGTGTATGCTTCTCTGATCCAAACCAAGGAGCAGCTTCCGCACAGTACATTGGTGAGAACAAGCTGGCTACCAAGGTCGCTGTTATTTATGACAGCTCCGATGTTTATTCAACCGGTATCCATGATAAATTCCTCTCTGAAGCAGCTAACCAGGGATTTGAAATTGTGTCAGATGAGGCATTTACCGCAGACAACAATACCAACTTCTCCGTACAGCTTCAGAAGGCACAGGATTCAGGCGCAGAGCTTGTATTCCTTCCGATTTATTATTCTCAGGCTGCCTTAATCCTTGCACAGGCAAAGCAGATGGGATACGAGCCACAGTTCTTTGGCTGTGATGGACTTGACGGACTTTTAACCGTAGAAAATTTTGATACTTCCTTAGCTGAAAACGTAATGCTTCTGACACCATTTGCTGCTGATGCAAAGGATGAACTGACCCAGAAGTTCGTTACTACATTTAAGGAGAAATACGGCGAAACACCAAACCAGTTTGCTGCTGATGGTTATGATGCGGTTTACGCCATCAAGGCTGCTGCTGAAAAGGCTGCAATTACAGCAGATATGGATGCTTCTGCAATCTGCGATGCGTTAAAGACATCTATGACAGAAGTTTCTGTTAACGGCTTAACAGGCGAAAACATGAAGTGGTCCAAAGACGGAGAACCGGATAAGGCACCAAAAGCAGTTAAGATCGTAAATGGTGTTTATACAGCGATGTAA
- a CDS encoding ABC transporter ATP-binding protein, which produces MALLEIKNLGISFGGLRAVDNFSITIEKGQLYGLIGPNGAGKTTIFNLLTGVYKPNTGTIFLDGENITGKKTVDINRAGIARTFQNIRLFKELTVLDNVKTGLHNTYSYGTVTGILRLPKYYKVEKEMDQRAIELLKVFGLDEEKDILASNLPYGKQRKLEIARALATGPKLLLLDEPAAGMNPNETTELMDTIRFVRDNFDMTILLIEHDMKLVSGICERLTVLNFGQVLTQGKTAEVLNDPEVIKAYLGE; this is translated from the coding sequence ATGGCTTTACTGGAAATCAAGAATCTTGGAATATCCTTTGGCGGATTGCGCGCCGTAGATAATTTCAGCATCACCATTGAAAAAGGGCAGCTTTATGGTCTTATCGGCCCAAACGGTGCCGGGAAAACCACGATCTTTAACCTTTTAACCGGTGTATATAAACCCAATACAGGCACTATTTTCTTGGACGGAGAGAACATCACAGGGAAAAAGACAGTGGATATCAACAGAGCCGGGATCGCAAGAACCTTTCAGAATATCCGTCTGTTTAAGGAGTTAACGGTTCTTGATAATGTTAAGACCGGTCTTCACAACACCTATTCCTATGGGACGGTCACAGGAATTCTCCGCCTGCCTAAGTACTATAAAGTGGAAAAAGAGATGGATCAGCGGGCCATAGAGCTTTTAAAAGTATTTGGCCTTGATGAAGAAAAGGATATCCTCGCTTCCAACCTTCCATACGGAAAACAAAGGAAGCTGGAGATCGCCCGTGCCCTTGCCACAGGTCCTAAGCTTTTGCTTCTGGATGAGCCGGCAGCCGGTATGAATCCCAACGAAACCACAGAGCTTATGGATACCATACGTTTTGTACGGGATAATTTTGATATGACCATTCTGCTTATTGAGCACGATATGAAGCTTGTTTCCGGCATCTGTGAAAGACTGACTGTACTGAATTTCGGCCAGGTGCTTACTCAGGGAAAAACAGCGGAGGTGCTCAATGATCCGGAAGTTATCAAGGCATATCTGGGAGAATAA
- a CDS encoding ABC transporter ATP-binding protein, translating to MALLEVKDLEVYYGVIKALKNISFEVNEGEIVALIGANGAGKTTTLHTITGLLKAASGTIQFDGQDITRIRGDKIVGMGMAHVPEGRRVFAALSVYENLKLGAYTRRDKNEIEETLQMIYKRFPRLLERKNQPAGTLSGGEQQMLAMGRALMSHPKVIVLDEPSMGLSPIYVNEIFDIIQEVNKSGTTVLLVEQNAKKALSIANRAYVLETGAIVLSGNAHELMNNDSVKKAYLSE from the coding sequence ATGGCACTACTTGAAGTAAAAGATTTAGAAGTATATTATGGCGTCATCAAGGCGCTTAAGAATATTTCCTTTGAAGTAAACGAGGGTGAGATCGTAGCCCTGATCGGCGCTAACGGCGCTGGAAAAACCACGACCCTTCATACCATAACCGGCCTTTTAAAGGCGGCCTCAGGCACCATCCAGTTTGACGGCCAGGATATCACAAGAATCCGGGGCGATAAAATTGTGGGCATGGGTATGGCTCATGTACCGGAAGGACGTCGGGTATTTGCAGCTTTAAGCGTTTATGAAAATTTAAAGCTGGGCGCTTATACAAGACGGGATAAAAATGAGATAGAAGAAACCCTGCAGATGATCTACAAACGTTTCCCAAGGCTTCTGGAGAGAAAGAACCAGCCAGCGGGAACCTTAAGTGGCGGAGAGCAGCAGATGTTAGCCATGGGACGTGCACTGATGAGCCATCCTAAGGTGATCGTGCTTGACGAGCCCTCCATGGGCCTTTCCCCAATTTATGTGAATGAGATTTTTGATATCATTCAGGAGGTCAACAAGTCAGGAACTACGGTATTGCTGGTGGAGCAAAACGCAAAAAAGGCTTTGTCCATTGCAAACCGCGCGTATGTTCTGGAAACAGGGGCCATTGTGTTAAGCGGCAATGCCCATGAACTGATGAATAATGATTCGGTAAAGAAGGCATATCTAAGCGAATAA
- the rnhA gene encoding ribonuclease HI has product MTKVQLFTDGAARGNPDGPGGYGAVLQFTDSKGQLHEKTMSAGYVKTTNNRMELMAAIAGLEALTRPCQVELYSDSKYVTDAFNQHWIENWVKNNWKRGKSGPVKNIDLWERLLKAMEPHQVTFHWVKGHAGHPQNERCDVLATSAADGDDLQVDEGI; this is encoded by the coding sequence GTGACGAAAGTACAATTATTTACCGACGGAGCTGCAAGAGGAAACCCCGACGGGCCAGGAGGCTATGGCGCGGTTTTGCAATTTACTGATTCCAAAGGGCAGCTCCACGAAAAAACCATGTCGGCGGGATATGTAAAAACCACCAACAACCGTATGGAACTTATGGCGGCCATTGCAGGTCTGGAAGCGCTTACCAGACCTTGTCAGGTAGAACTATACTCTGATTCCAAATATGTGACAGACGCATTTAATCAGCATTGGATTGAGAACTGGGTAAAAAACAACTGGAAGAGAGGCAAAAGCGGCCCTGTAAAGAACATTGATCTATGGGAAAGGCTGTTAAAGGCCATGGAACCTCATCAGGTGACTTTTCACTGGGTAAAGGGACATGCCGGTCACCCCCAGAATGAACGGTGTGATGTGCTTGCCACAAGTGCTGCGGATGGAGATGATCTGCAGGTCGACGAAGGGATATGA